Proteins co-encoded in one Podospora pseudoanserina strain CBS 124.78 chromosome 7 map unlocalized CBS124.78p_7, whole genome shotgun sequence genomic window:
- a CDS encoding uncharacterized protein (EggNog:ENOG503P0EN; COG:S) has product MHWTNVLTAAIVPLTGVRAAMLRFSCSQLVVDRLDPLVNPGQVPSPHLHQIVGGNSFNVTMDPNVNDISESSTCTSCQFTEDFSNYWTAVLFFKARNGTYKRVNTIGNGLGYSASNGGQTVYYISNGPVTAFKPGFRMVVGNPAFRTQAQARTNPALQFTCLASPMTRSGYRYDFPTDTCAGGIMVTVRFPTCWDGKNTDSPDHQSHVAYPVNRNCPSTHPIKIPEVFYETYWDTRPFNNKALWPADGSQPFVWSFGDKTGYGNHGDYIFGWKGDALQRAMDANCNSDLIQDRLNCPTLKSQSIVNANKCSIQRKVKEDLDGWLEELPGGGME; this is encoded by the coding sequence ATGCACTGGACCAATGTTCTCACAGCGGCCATCGTGCCCTTGACAGGCGTACGGGCAGCCATGCTCCGATTCTCCTGCTCCCAGCTCGTCGTCGACCGTCTCGACCCTCTCGTCAACCCCGGCCAAGTCCCGtctccccatcttcatcaaaTCGTCGGTGGAAACTCATTCAACGTCACTATGGACCCCAATGTCAACGACATCTCCGAATCCTCAACCTGCACCTCCTGCCAGTTCACCGAAGACTTCTCCAACTACTGGACCGCCGTGCTCTTCTTCAAAGCCCGAAACGGCACCTATAAGCGTGTCAACACCATCGGCAACGGCCTGGGCTACTCGGCATCCAACGGAGGCCAAACAGTCTACTACATCTCCAATGGCCCGGTCACAGCCTTCAAGCCCGGCTTCCGCATGGTAGTGGGCAACCCCGCCTTCCGcacccaagcccaagcccgcaccaacccagccctgCAGTTCACCTGCCTCGCATCCCCCATGACGCGCTCAGGATATCGATATGACTTCCCCACCGACACCTGCGCAGGAGGAATCATGGTCACCGTCCGCTTCCCTACCTGCTGGGACGGCAAAAACACCGACTCCCCcgaccaccaaagccacGTTGCCTACCCCGTCAACCGGAACTGCCCCTCTACCCACCCCATCAAGATCCCCGAGGTGTTTTATGAGACATACTGGGACACCCGGCCGTTCAACAACAAGGCGCTCTGGCCAGCGGATGGGTCGCAGCCGTTTGTATGGTCGTTTGGTGACAAGACTGGGTATGGCAACCACGGGGATTACATctttgggtggaagggggatgcGCTGCAGCGGGCGATGGATGCGAACTGCAATAGTGATTTGATTCAGGACAGGCTGAACTGTCCGACACTGAAGAGCCAGAGTATTGTCAATGCGAACAAGTGCTCGATTCagaggaaggtgaaggaggatttggatgggtggttggaggagttgcccgggggtgggatggagtAG
- a CDS encoding uncharacterized protein (COG:I; EggNog:ENOG503NU1A) — MAAAYEHLPDGAHQAGGGVSGRVHRVRDLKPHVLDHLRKVYSAHGKDSWTPEQTAVFLKTVQHDTPSELALELADDKDWELVTFLKYMTSEVTSAVAPPEEVDLSWPLSAYFISSSHNTYLTGNQLSSDSSADAYRNVLKRGCRCIEVDVWDGDEPDSDSDTSISSSDEEGVTSKSKKRLSSVKDKLPSSLTSKLEKTSLGSNTDSGAPLNRSTSTSSGPAGPTIHRAPSLKEPRVYHGYTLTKEVSFREVCLAIRETAFETTDSPLIVSLEVHCSPEQQLTMVAIMTETWGDLLLPEPKEDATCLPAPGDLKGRILVKVKYTPPPSASSTSPPGSDTPPENIDPSTTKPKKPSKIIHALSKLGIYTRGVSFKSLTQPEASMPTHIFSLSESGVSEVHAKSAQDLFEHNRRYLMRAYPSGLRIRSSNLDPAVFWRKGIQVVALNWQNWDEGMMLNEGMFAGTNGYVLKPEGYRPHKPLPPTTPSAGTAPQANAVTHYTMDLAIAVLAAQDIPLPLGDTKPSGFRPYLKVEIHVEEPGERHGTTAAASSSIPDDGKEKEGEYKAKTKSLKGTVDPDWKGQELVFKGIPGVVPELSFVRFLVRDDEIGKDSLAAWACVRLDRLREGYRFVHLMDGRGVETEGVVLVKVERRLY; from the exons ATGGCGGCAGCATACGAACATCTTCCCGATGGTGCACACcaagccggtggtggtgtctctGGCCGCGTGCACCGAGTGAGAGATCTCAAGCCTCATGTCCTTGATCATCTCAGAAAGGTCTACAGTGCCCACGGCAAGGACAGTTGGACGCCCGAACAGACGGCTGTTTTCCTGAAGACGGTTCAACACGATACACCCTCGGAACTTGCCCTGGAACTAGCTGACGATAAGGACTGGGAGTTGGTCACTTTTCTCAAGTACATGACTTCAGAAGTGACCAGTGCCGTTGCACCCCCTGAGGAAGTCGACCTTTCTTGGCCCCTATCTGCCTACTTCATCAGCTCCAGCCACAACACCTACTTGACCGGAAACCAGCTGTCGAGTGACTCCAGCGCCGATGCCTACAGGAATGTTTTGAAGAGAGGTTGCAGATGCATCGAGGTGGATGTctgggatggagatgagcCGGATTCCGACAGCGATACCAGTATCAGTAGCAgtgacgaggaaggggtCAcgtccaagtccaagaagagacTGAGCTCGGTTAAGGACAAGCTTCCTAGCTCCCTGACGAGCAAGTTGGAAAAGACGTCTTTGG GTTCCAACACAGACTCAGGCGCGCCCCTGAACAggtcaacctcgacctcttCCGGCCCAGCAGGCCCAACCATCCACCgcgccccctccctcaaggAACCTCGTGTTTACCACGGCTACACCCTCACCAAAGAAGTCTCCTTCCGCGAAGTCTGCCTCGCAATCCGCGAAACAGCCTTCGAAACAACCGACTCCCCCCTCATCGTCTCCCTCGAGGTCCACTGCAGCCCCGAACAGCAACTCACCATGGTAGCCATCATGACCGAAACCTGGggcgacctcctcctccccgaacCAAAAGAAGACGCCACATGCCTCCCCGCCCCCGGCGACTTGAAGGGTAGAATCCTCGTCAAGGTCAAatacacccctcccccatccgcctcctccacctccccccccggAAGCGACACCCCCCCCGAAAACatcgacccctccaccaccaaaccaaaaaaacccTCCAAGATCATCCACGCCCTCTCAAAACTGGGCATCTACACCCGCGGCGTCTCCTTCAAATCCCTGACCCAACCGGAAGCCTCAATGCCGACCcacatcttctccctctccgaGTCCGGCGTCTCCGAAGTCCACGCCAAATCAGCCCAGGACCTGTTTGAGCACAACCGCCGCTACCTCATGCGGGCTTACCCATCAGGGCTAAGGATCCGATCGTCAAACCTCGACCCAGCAGTCTTTTGGCGCAAAGGGATCCAAGTCGTCGCACTAAACTGGCAAAACTGGGACGAAGGCATGATGCTAAACGAGGGGATGTTTGCAGGCACAAATGGCTATGTTCTTAAGCCAGAAGGCTACCGCCCCcacaaacctctccccccaaccactccctccGCCGGTACCGCCCCCCAAGCAAACGCGGTGACGCACTACACAATGGACCTCGCCATCGCCGTCCTCGCGGCGCAGGacatacccctccccctgggCGACACCAAACCCTCGGGCTTCCGCCCTTACCTCAAGGTCGAGATCCACGTCGAGGAGCCCGGCGAGCGGCACGGCACAACCGCCGCCGCTTCTTCCTCGATCCCCGACGACggcaaagaaaaggagggcgAGTACAAGGCAAAGACCAAATCCCTCAAGGGCACCGTCGACCCTGACTGGAAAGGGCAAGAACTGGTCTTCAAGGGCATCCCCGGCGTGGTGCCAGAGCTGAGCTTTGTCAGGTTCCTGGTGAGGGATGACGAGATTGGAAAGGACAGCTTGGCCGCGTGGGCGTGCGTGAGGTTGGAtaggttgagggaggggtataGGTTTGTGCATCtgatggatgggaggggggtcgAGACGGAGGGCGTGGTTTTGgtcaaggtggagaggaggctgtactag
- the ARP8 gene encoding Actin-like protein arp8 (BUSCO:EOG0926248P; EggNog:ENOG503NWRY; COG:Z), which produces MVGKVSERVLAREGLERTDNGMKQTSWPDVPPINQKNYYTDYMKRDDQILSLRLQAEANRDRLVQNAKDRDRALNNTNGDVTLPVDDLQGEDGGPSSSYMDPSKIIVIHPGSQNLRLGFASDALPKTIPMVLATKYPQTESEMYEALPRRKFEERGMDQQHGEEWSKKYQKACNDLKVDMRQNKRKVLPNSKDLVVNFNRRTEPEIISQHNDPLQVEWTDVSTLEDGGSESAVFIGHQAQRVPDDSNPKFKLWRPIQNGWLNENEYPTQAHLFNDLETLLDRAFRWELGLKKSTEWKQYSCVIIIPDLYDKKYVEQLLHLCIEWFEFSRVAFIQESMAATFGAGYTQACVVDCGAQKTSIACVEDGLCIEDSRINLKFGGWDVTETFIKMMLYDNFPYQEINLRRRYDFLLAEELKIKYCTLSQANISVQNYDFHLRAPNQPTRKYMFKCYDEVILAPMGFYDPSIFDNSHKLDKRRHLIDRSYNAYDVDMPDDPTSAAQLAILAHIQPSVTQTTIPASSFTGAPGEMGMATPSKERSNPFNFLGHNNNASATPGTSKAPSPAPDAGVSTPVPAPYMFGASSRDLNGSPAPSARNGGTPAPNGSFLLPTTSFDNNPTSNQPLQRTAKDLATERDSVLPVAPLDIAIMTSIQNAAKGDEKKVRELLGSIMVVGGGAKIPHFAPFLEERLRARRPDLQDKILVSRSAREMDEQVVVWKGASVFAKLATNDSWITGGEHKVLGSRCVYHKVLWQY; this is translated from the exons ATGGTCGGCAAAGTCAGCGAGCGTGTCCTCGCCAGGGAGG GACTCGAGCGCACCGACAATGGCATGAAGCAAACGAGCTGGCCCGACGTGCCACCAATTAATCAGAAGAATTACTACAC GGATTACATGAAGCGCGATGACCAGATCTTGTCGCTGAGGCTTCAAGCAGAGGCGAACCGAGACCGACTGGTACAAAACGCCAAAGACCGCGATCGCgcactcaacaacaccaatgGCGACGTTACGCTTCCCGTCGACGACCTccagggcgaggatggtggtccTTCGTCGTCTTATATGGACCCGTCAAAGATTATCGTGATACACCCGGGAAGTCAAAACTTGCGACTCGGCTTTGCGAGCGATGCCCTCCCCAAGACCATTCCCATGGTACTTGCGACCAAGTACCCGCAAACCGAGTCTGAGATGTACGAGGCGCTACCGCGACGCAAGTTTGAGGAGCGGGGCATGGATCAACAGCACGGCGAGGAATGGTCAAAGAAGTACCAGAAGGCGTGCAACGACCTGAAGGTGGACATGCGCCAAAACAAGCGGAAGGTGCTGCCTAATTCCAAGGACCTTGTTGTCAACTTCAACAGAAGAACAGAACCAGAGATCATCTCGCAGCACAATGACCCACTCCAAGTCGAATGGACCGATGTCAGCACgctggaggatggtggttcAGAATCTGCAGTATTCATTGGCCACCAAGCCCAGCGCGTGCCAGACGATTCAAATCCCAAGTTCAAGCTGTGGAGGCCGATTCAGAATGGCTGGTTGAACGAGAACGAGTACCCTACTCAGGCACATCTTTTCAACGACCTTGAGACATTACTAGACCGAGCCTTTCGGTGGGAACTGGGATTGAAGAAGAGCACAGAGTGGAAGCAGTATAGCTGTGTCATCATTATCCCAGATCTTTACGACAAGAAGTATGTCGAACAACTTCTACATCTTTGCATCGAATGGTTCGAGTTTAGCAGGGTTGCGTTCATTCAGGAGAGCATGGCCGCGACCTTCGGTGCCGGTTACACTCAGGCTTGTGTGGTGGACTGCGGTGCGCAAAAGACCTCCATCGCTTGCGTGGAAGACGGTCTCTGTATCGAAGACTCGCGCATCAACCTCAAGTTTGGCGGCTGGGATGTCACAGAGACTTTCATTAAGATGATGCTCTATGATAATTTCCCATATCAAGAGATCAACCTCCGTAGGAGATATGATTTCCTGCTGGCCGAGGAACTCAAGATCAAGTATTGCACTTTGTCGCAAGCCAACATCTCGGTCCAAAACTACGACTTCCACCTCCGCGCTCCGAACCAGCCGACGCGGAAGTACATGTTCAAGTGCTACGATGAGGTTATTCTCGCCCCTATGGGTTTCTACGATCCATCGATATTCGACAACAGCCACAAACTGGACAAGAGGCGACATCTGATCGACCGGTCCTACAACGCTTATGATGTCGACATGCCTGACGATCCTACCTCTGCCGCCCAGCTCGCCATCCTGGCACATATCCAACCCTCCGTcacccaaaccaccatcccGGCATCTTCCTTCACCGGCGCCCCTGGCGAGATGGGTATGGCAACCCCAAGTAAGGAAAGGTCCAACCCGTTCAACTTCCTCggccacaacaacaatgccAGCGCGACCCCAGGCACATCCaaagccccctccccagccccggACGCTGGTGTCTCAACCCCCGTCCCCGCCCCTTACATGTTCGGCGCATCCTCCCGTGATCTCAACGgctcccccgccccctccgcccGCAACGGCGGCACCCCCGCACCAAACGGCTCCTTCCTCttaccaacaacctccttcgacaacaacccaacctcaaaccaacccctccagcgAACAGCCAAAGATCTCGCCACAGAGCGGGACTCTGTCCTCCCCGTCGCCCCCCTCGACATCGCAATCATGACATCAATCCAAAACGCGGCCAAGGGGGACGAGAAAAAGGTGAGAGAGTTGCTAGGGAGCATCATGGTTGTCGGCGGGGGTGCCAAGATTCCGCATTTTGCCCCGTtcttggaggagaggttgagggcgaggaggccgGATCTGCAGGACAAGATTTTGGTGAGCAGGAGCGCGAGGGAGATGGACGAgcaggttgttgtttggaagGGGGCGAGCGTGTTTGCCAAGCTGGCGACGAATGATAGTTGGATTACGGGGGGAGAGCATAAGGTGCTGGGGAGTAGGTGTGTTTATCATAAGGTGCTTTGGCAGTATTAG
- a CDS encoding uncharacterized protein (EggNog:ENOG503P7K3; COG:S), with protein MHCQTRPQEMNTSTFFNSYLQPRVQLQRPFDSNTSLSNSPNLIIIHSHFQTTATMPPIPLHTNSPINPAKASGITPQTTPPNNDQPTPTKTTSLPSSAAPNNGPPPPQPGAVPHLPQPTSFPASSTGPAPPQPAAAPATTAAPTYPPPPQSSIPSPELPYNQRGTSTAFTSATTTGAAVLPGPSPYETGGGQGYQQRTDSGYRPGGGEGNEEHGVLGSVMGYAKAAGEKLSEAEREVWRRINGEK; from the coding sequence ATGCATTGCCAGACGCGGCCTCAAGAGATGAACACCTCAACCTTTTTCAACAGTTACCTGCAACCTCGAGTACAACTTCAAAGACCTTTTGATTCCAACACTTCACTCTCCAATTCACccaatctcatcatcatccactcTCACTTtcaaacaacagcaaccatgccccccattcccctccacaccaactcccccatcaaccccgccaaagCCTCAGGCataaccccccaaaccacccccccaaacaaTGAtcagccaacaccaacgaaaacaacctctctcccctcttcAGCTGCTCCCAATAAcggcccaccaccaccccaaccaggCGCCgttccccatcttcctcaaccaacctccttcccagcctcctccaccggtcctgctccccctcaaccagcAGCCGCCCCAGCCACTACCGCAGCACCAACatacccaccccctccccagtccTCAATCCCCTCTCCAGAACTGCCATACAATCAGCGAGGAACCTCGACAGCTTTTACATCTGCTACAACGACAGGAGCAGCGGTGTTGCCCGGCCCCAGCCCTTACGAGACtggtggtgggcaggggTATCAACAGAGGACGGATTCGGGGTATCGgcctgggggaggggagggaaatgAGGAGCATGGTGTGTTGGGGAGTGTGATGGGGTATGCTAAAGCTGCGGGAGAGAAGCTGAGtgaggcggagagggaggtttggaggaggattaaTGGGGAGAAGTGA